The Caldilineales bacterium genomic sequence AAGCCCACCGTTTCCAGGGCGACGCCAAAGCCCATGCCGATCAGCACGTAGAGAAGATAGGTTGCGGTTTTGCCAATCGTGGCATCCAGGGGAAAGGGGCCCATGTGCTCCTCCAAATCGAATCGAACGGGGTGAGGGTGTCAGTGCGGCGCCTCTGCCGGCTGCCAGAGCTTGCGCAGGACGTAGGCCAGGGCATAGCCGCCGAAGAAAAAGGCCATCAGGAAGGCCCAGCTCCCCACCGAGAGCGTGGCCCCGCCCGACAGCCCCTGCCCCGATGTGCAGCCCCTGGCCATGCGGGCGCCAAAACCAGCGATCACGCCGCCGAGCAGGGCGAAGAGCCAGCGCTGACGGTCGCTGATCTGCGGGCCGCGCACCGTCTCCCACTTGATCCGGCGGCCGCGCCAGCCCGACGCCAGGCCGCCCAGAAAGATGCCCACCGTCAGCAGCACGATCCAGTTGTCGAGCGCGTTCTTATCGCCGCCGGCATATTGCACGAGATAGGAGACGCGGTCGGCATACTGCGGCGCCGCCAGATCGATCAGCCAGACGACCATGCGATTGAGGCCGCCGGACGCGCCCAGGCCGTTGCCGGTGAGATAGAAGGCCAGAAAAAGCACCACGCCCAGGAACAGCCCGCCGAGATAGGGGTTGGTGAAAGGTCGGGGCTGGGCCGCGGGCCTGGCCTTGGCCCGGCTCTTGGAGTCCAGTTTTGCTTGTGTGGCAGTCGTCATGTGCAGATACCTCTCGTGAGCAGGATCAAATCGTCGCCTCGTGCACTTCCACCTGATCCCAGCCGGTGATCATCCCCCGCAGGTCGGCGGTGATGGTGGCGCCGGTCGTGGTCAGATACATGTGCAAAATCAGGAACGAGACGAAGAACCAGGCGACGAGCGTGTGAATCGGAGCCAGATAGGGCAGATGCGCGGCCAGGTCGGGCCACAGGCTCACCCCGAACATGAGCAGGCCGGTGAGGATCTGCGCCGGCAGCAGCAGGTTGAGGATGGCGAAGTAGGTGAGCTGTTGCAGGGGGTTGAGCCTGCGCTTGCGCGTCTTGGCGAAGGGGTGCGGGTCGCCGCGGAAGATGCCGCGCAGATAGTAATCGATCTGCATCAGGCCCTGGCTGAAGAAGCCATGCGGCTGCGGCAGATATTGCTTGATCTCGCCGCTGGCGAAGTGGTAGAACAACGAGAAGGCGGCATTGAGGACCAGCAGGATGGCGAGGATGTTGTGCACCGGCACCACCAGACCGAAATCGACAGCGCCGAACTGGTCGGGGCGATGGATGACGATGCCGGTGAGGATCAGCAGGATGATGACGATGGCCTGCGTCCAATGCCACAGCCGCTCGTAGAAGCCATACATGTACACTTCTTTCAGTTCCGGCGCCGCCGGCGGATGGCTGGCAGAGCTGTACAGGCGGTAGCCGCCGTGGACGATGATGCCCAGCAACACCGCCAGCACCGCCCCCCAGCCCACGAAATCGACCCAGGGCAGGCGGTTGTGGCCGGGGAGATAGAGATTTTCGGCCGAGATGTTGAGGGCATAGAGCAAGTCCCCCTCCTCGCCGGCGCCAAAATCGCCGCTGAGCGAGACGCCGGAATGACCGGCGAAGGCCGGCGTGGCCCCACCCGGCGTGTAGGGCGCCAGCGATAGGCCGGCGGCGAGGCGAGACTCGTCGCTGTGGCAGGCGTCGCAGTCGCGCGTGGCCCATTCCCCCGCCACCACATTGTGGCTGATGTTGTAGGGCGTCACCTCGCCCCGGATCTCCAGGTTCTGCAAGCCCAGAGCCTCCAGGCGGCCCCGGATCAAGGCGATCTTGAAATCGCTGTCCAGACGCAGCTCGGTCTCGTCCAACTGCCCATCCTTGTTGGCATCGAAGGCGGCGAGGACATCGGCCTGATAGCCCTCGCCCTGCAGATAGGCCGCTTGCAAATCCTCTTGCCGCACCGGCCGTTCCGGATCGCCCTGCACCCAATACCAGGTCGTGATCAAGTTGAAGGGCGCCAGCTTGACGCCGCCGCTCGCCTGCGCCTGTGGCAGCAGGATGGGGTCATAGCCGACCATCAGGTCGCGCGGGTTGCCGCATTCGCCCTCCACCCCGCGGTGGGTGGTGGGCGCGGTTCCTTCCAGGTTCAGCACCGTCCAATCCACCGCTGCCAGCGCCGCCGTGTACATCTTGGGAATATGGCACGATTCGCAGGCCAGGGCGTTCATATGCGTCTCGGTGTAGGGCAGCCAGGCGTGCGTGACCTTGACCTCATGACAATCGGCGCACTGCCGCATCGTGTCAGTCATTTCCGGCGCCAGGGCGTGCTGGGCGGTGTCGCCTTTGGCAAAATCGTGGCTGGGCCGGTAGAGATAGTCGCCCAGGGGCTGCCGCCGGGGGTCGTAGATCAGATATTCGGGGCGGGTGACCTCCGATTCTTTCCGATAGGCGGGGTTATTGAGCGAGAAATGGCAGTCGGTGCACTTCAGATTGCGCTCGGCGTGGATGTCCCAAGGCAGCGTCAGCCCCTCTTTCCCGGCCATGTTCAGGCCCGAATCGGAGAGGCGCTGACCCGAATAGATCTGACCGGTGCGCAGCGAACTCCAGTCGCTGGCCTTGATGTCGGCGCAGATCAGCGGGTCGTTTTCGAGATGCACGGCGCCATGACACTGCCCGCAGTTGCTCGAAGTCGCGGCCTGCACAGGCATGAACGCCGGCTGCAAGGTCCCATCCTTCTGAAAAGCCTCGGCCTGCCACACCCAGCCATCGCCCACTTTCTCCACGATCCCGGTCCCCGCCAAAATGGCTGTATTCGCCCAGCCGAATTGCCCGGCCAGCAGCGCCTGGGTGCGGGCCTCATTATCCGGCGCGGCGATGTGGCAGAGGAAGCAGTTCATTTCCACCACGCCCGAGGCCTGCCAATCCCAGGCGCTGTCGGCGCCGGTGGCGGGGTCGTGGTGGGTGGTTTCGGGGTCGCCGACGGCCGGGGCCAGCGTGGTCAGGCTGGCTCCATCCTGGCTGACGGCCGCCGGCCCGCCGCCCACGTGCCGCAGGCCATAGGTCTGGATCCAATCGGGCAGGCCCAGATCGAACAGGGCATCGCCGGCAGGGGTGAGATAGCGGTAGAGCACCGGATCCCACTTGCCGTACAGCCCCCGGCTCAGGTCCCAGGCCCGGCCATCCGACACCCGCCCGGCGGCGACGGCATGATCCTGGCCGACGGCGGCGTGATAGCTGTGGGCAGTGATGTAGGCGGTGTCGTGGCAGCCGCCGCAGCTCTGCTCGGTGGAAACGGGTTTCCCGGAGATAAGGACGTTCACGCCCGCGGCATCGACCAGGGGGAAGGTGGGGTGCAGGGGCGAAGGGTCAGCCTGGACGCTGCCGGCGAGGGCCAGCAGCAGAGCCAGGGCCAGGCCCAAGCCGGCAAGCGCTGGCCAGCGTCGCGTCAGACGGTTGCAAGCGATCATTTCGCACCCCCTTCGCCGCCGGCGGCGCTTTGCGTAACCAGCAGGCGCTCGGCCCGGCCGCCGTAGAACATCGGATCGCCCTCGTAGCCCAACGCCCGCC encodes the following:
- a CDS encoding YeeE/YedE family protein, which codes for MTTATQAKLDSKSRAKARPAAQPRPFTNPYLGGLFLGVVLFLAFYLTGNGLGASGGLNRMVVWLIDLAAPQYADRVSYLVQYAGGDKNALDNWIVLLTVGIFLGGLASGWRGRRIKWETVRGPQISDRQRWLFALLGGVIAGFGARMARGCTSGQGLSGGATLSVGSWAFLMAFFFGGYALAYVLRKLWQPAEAPH
- a CDS encoding cytochrome b/b6 domain-containing protein yields the protein MIACNRLTRRWPALAGLGLALALLLALAGSVQADPSPLHPTFPLVDAAGVNVLISGKPVSTEQSCGGCHDTAYITAHSYHAAVGQDHAVAAGRVSDGRAWDLSRGLYGKWDPVLYRYLTPAGDALFDLGLPDWIQTYGLRHVGGGPAAVSQDGASLTTLAPAVGDPETTHHDPATGADSAWDWQASGVVEMNCFLCHIAAPDNEARTQALLAGQFGWANTAILAGTGIVEKVGDGWVWQAEAFQKDGTLQPAFMPVQAATSSNCGQCHGAVHLENDPLICADIKASDWSSLRTGQIYSGQRLSDSGLNMAGKEGLTLPWDIHAERNLKCTDCHFSLNNPAYRKESEVTRPEYLIYDPRRQPLGDYLYRPSHDFAKGDTAQHALAPEMTDTMRQCADCHEVKVTHAWLPYTETHMNALACESCHIPKMYTAALAAVDWTVLNLEGTAPTTHRGVEGECGNPRDLMVGYDPILLPQAQASGGVKLAPFNLITTWYWVQGDPERPVRQEDLQAAYLQGEGYQADVLAAFDANKDGQLDETELRLDSDFKIALIRGRLEALGLQNLEIRGEVTPYNISHNVVAGEWATRDCDACHSDESRLAAGLSLAPYTPGGATPAFAGHSGVSLSGDFGAGEEGDLLYALNISAENLYLPGHNRLPWVDFVGWGAVLAVLLGIIVHGGYRLYSSASHPPAAPELKEVYMYGFYERLWHWTQAIVIILLILTGIVIHRPDQFGAVDFGLVVPVHNILAILLVLNAAFSLFYHFASGEIKQYLPQPHGFFSQGLMQIDYYLRGIFRGDPHPFAKTRKRRLNPLQQLTYFAILNLLLPAQILTGLLMFGVSLWPDLAAHLPYLAPIHTLVAWFFVSFLILHMYLTTTGATITADLRGMITGWDQVEVHEATI